The Novipirellula artificiosorum genome contains a region encoding:
- a CDS encoding alpha/beta hydrolase family protein, with translation MKSMPQVLALVFLIALSRPCSGEEVTIDADVVYGHKLGLAMTCDVFTPTEDATGAAVLFMVSGGWYSSWSPPEQTQHMFRPLTDKGFTVFAVRHGSSPKFSIAEAVADVRRSVRYIRLNAGRWKIDPNRIGVFGMSAGGHLSLMLGTASDEGNAEAKDPVDRVSDRVNAVVAYVAPTDLRIMSKDAPDRLEAYDRFPALEIDAKTAEADSPLVFVTSDDPPTLLLAGAKDELVPISHSRNIKAAFEKANVTSELIEFENAGHGFGGEDAQKATNAMVDWFVTHLTDNTAEASK, from the coding sequence ATGAAAAGCATGCCTCAAGTTCTGGCCCTCGTATTTTTGATTGCCTTGTCTCGACCCTGCAGCGGGGAAGAGGTCACCATTGATGCGGATGTGGTGTACGGGCACAAACTCGGATTGGCAATGACCTGTGACGTGTTCACGCCAACCGAAGATGCGACGGGGGCGGCGGTGCTATTCATGGTCAGTGGTGGTTGGTATTCCAGTTGGTCGCCGCCAGAGCAGACTCAGCACATGTTTCGGCCACTGACCGACAAAGGCTTCACGGTTTTTGCGGTGCGGCATGGCAGTAGTCCGAAGTTTTCTATCGCAGAAGCGGTGGCCGATGTGCGGCGTAGCGTTCGCTACATTCGCTTGAACGCGGGCCGATGGAAGATCGATCCGAACCGCATTGGGGTGTTTGGAATGAGTGCCGGCGGGCACCTGTCGCTGATGCTTGGAACGGCATCCGACGAAGGCAATGCGGAAGCAAAAGATCCTGTGGATCGCGTCAGTGATCGGGTGAATGCAGTTGTTGCCTACGTTGCACCCACGGACCTACGAATCATGTCCAAGGACGCACCGGATCGATTGGAAGCCTACGATCGTTTCCCCGCACTCGAGATCGACGCGAAGACGGCGGAAGCCGATTCACCGTTGGTGTTTGTGACCTCCGACGATCCACCAACCCTTCTACTGGCCGGAGCAAAAGATGAATTGGTCCCGATCAGCCACAGTCGAAACATCAAAGCGGCGTTTGAGAAGGCGAACGTGACAAGCGAGCTAATCGAATTTGAAAACGCGGGGCACGGATTTGGCGGTGAGGATGCACAAAAGGCAACCAATGCAATGGTCGACTGGTTCGTCACTCACTTAACCGACAACACAGCCGAAGCGAGCAAATGA
- a CDS encoding glycoside hydrolase 5 family protein, producing MDHESGLVPIVAMNSGGPLNLVANLVVMIVVLYLLSRLARPALAGTDCRRIVVFGRAGFIGLCIYLTLLYSVTYFGLRPEGLPSALVQLLTFVFYALAILGLWRHAARRPLTDDAVEVDPQEMRLVKTYFAVLLSLAFAVSMIAGVPALLVPILLNFALWTPLGFVLTCMAWFRSGKACPKNQLAADPQPRSLLRKTTRTAGCGCVGVGVLFATLLGFIYVLIGQSVPKTYSTIENPIAAPDPTANLGGELDGFDSPYIGHTGSWDGKGGGMFGSSKLADLDAEVAMGLRWTFMCAYWSALEPDGPVDLSDEIPPAWRALDAFLIAAQKRQLNVLMQAPVVGGNAGGPPAWAGRREAGKSAPEKMDALADFAGKLAERYRPGGTLAQQQRWGTSYGVRAWELDNEPDAYRTHWKDQAADYAEFVTKASLRIKAADPEAVTMAPGAASGGHLVPWLEAALDAEGLHGSPAFKQNGKPYSIGPSVDVVSFHNYEGLDTFLSGQDMTVVRAFQKVRDVFENWESRSAGFEYPRKQEYWHTEGNFDFVGALSKERRAAWRFQFFTRAFAAGIRKVVVMDASPLEQIAVKNYIEMLPQPFPMLPATDQIAMIQGKAVAFQHLGGDVSNAGQVWVVWAEADSGDAVVEIPVVGDHVEVVGVDGHRETRQVLQGRVRLQLRGDPKMPAPILVINRASGAGE from the coding sequence TTGGATCACGAAAGTGGTTTGGTACCGATCGTCGCGATGAACTCAGGCGGTCCCCTGAACTTGGTCGCCAATCTGGTTGTGATGATCGTCGTGCTGTACCTCTTATCTCGGCTGGCACGACCTGCACTGGCGGGAACGGATTGCCGGCGGATTGTGGTGTTCGGTCGAGCGGGGTTTATCGGGCTATGCATCTATTTGACGTTACTCTACTCGGTAACCTATTTTGGATTGCGTCCCGAAGGGTTGCCCTCGGCCTTGGTCCAATTATTGACGTTCGTGTTCTATGCATTGGCCATCCTAGGTCTCTGGCGACACGCTGCTCGCCGGCCGTTAACGGACGACGCGGTTGAAGTGGATCCGCAGGAAATGCGATTGGTCAAAACCTATTTCGCTGTTTTGCTTTCGCTCGCATTCGCTGTGTCAATGATCGCTGGCGTGCCCGCCTTGTTGGTACCGATTCTGCTCAATTTTGCATTATGGACTCCGCTCGGTTTTGTATTGACCTGCATGGCTTGGTTTCGAAGTGGCAAAGCGTGCCCAAAAAATCAACTTGCCGCCGATCCGCAGCCGAGGTCTCTCTTGCGAAAAACAACACGCACGGCCGGATGTGGCTGCGTCGGTGTCGGCGTCCTCTTCGCAACATTGCTAGGATTCATTTACGTGTTGATTGGTCAATCGGTACCCAAGACGTATTCGACCATCGAGAATCCGATCGCAGCACCCGATCCAACGGCCAATCTCGGCGGTGAGCTCGACGGTTTCGATTCGCCCTACATCGGGCACACCGGTAGCTGGGATGGAAAGGGCGGCGGAATGTTTGGATCGTCTAAATTGGCGGACTTGGATGCGGAGGTGGCAATGGGGCTTCGCTGGACATTCATGTGTGCTTACTGGAGCGCTTTGGAACCGGACGGGCCAGTCGATTTAAGCGATGAAATTCCTCCTGCTTGGCGGGCACTTGACGCTTTCCTCATCGCCGCGCAAAAGCGACAACTGAATGTTCTGATGCAAGCTCCCGTCGTTGGCGGCAATGCGGGCGGCCCACCGGCTTGGGCCGGCCGACGAGAAGCGGGAAAGTCCGCACCTGAGAAAATGGACGCCTTGGCCGACTTTGCCGGTAAGCTAGCCGAACGCTATCGACCCGGCGGAACGCTCGCTCAGCAGCAACGGTGGGGGACGAGCTATGGCGTCCGAGCGTGGGAGTTGGACAATGAACCGGATGCCTATCGGACCCATTGGAAAGACCAAGCTGCGGACTATGCCGAGTTCGTGACGAAGGCGAGTTTGCGAATCAAAGCAGCCGATCCAGAAGCAGTAACTATGGCACCCGGTGCTGCAAGTGGCGGTCACCTCGTTCCGTGGCTTGAAGCTGCATTGGATGCAGAAGGGCTTCATGGCTCCCCTGCCTTCAAACAAAACGGCAAGCCCTACTCGATCGGTCCCTCCGTCGATGTCGTTAGCTTTCATAACTACGAAGGACTCGACACTTTCCTTTCGGGGCAGGACATGACGGTGGTCCGAGCGTTCCAAAAAGTGCGCGACGTGTTCGAGAATTGGGAAAGCCGTTCAGCAGGGTTTGAATACCCCCGCAAACAAGAGTATTGGCACACCGAAGGTAATTTTGATTTCGTTGGTGCGTTGTCGAAAGAACGGCGAGCGGCTTGGCGTTTTCAGTTCTTCACACGTGCCTTCGCTGCGGGAATTCGAAAAGTGGTGGTCATGGATGCCTCACCACTCGAACAAATTGCGGTCAAGAACTATATCGAGATGCTACCTCAACCCTTTCCGATGCTGCCGGCTACCGACCAAATCGCAATGATCCAAGGCAAGGCGGTGGCTTTTCAACATCTCGGCGGCGACGTTTCCAATGCAGGTCAAGTTTGGGTGGTCTGGGCCGAAGCCGATTCGGGGGACGCGGTCGTTGAGATTCCAGTTGTCGGTGATCATGTCGAAGTTGTTGGCGTAGACGGTCATCGAGAAACGAGGCAGGTGTTACAGGGCCGAGTTCGTCTACAACTCCGTGGCGATCCTAAAATGCCAGCTCCGATCCTGGTCATCAATCGAGCGAGTGGAGCTGGGGAATAG